The Brevibacterium atlanticum genome segment ACGGCGGAGCGGTCTCCGATGGTGAGGCCGGAACTCGGTCGGGGCCGGCGTACGCCGCGAGCAAGGGCGGGATCATCGCGCTGACGAAATGGGTGGCCAAGGAGTACGGACGTCAGGGCATCCGCTGCAATTCGGTGGCCCCAGGACCGGTCGAGTCCGCCCTCACCGTCGGCCAGACCTACGACACATCCGGTCAGGCGCTTGATCGGATGGGTCAGCCGGAGGAGATCGCCGAGGCGGTCGCCTACCTCGCCGGTGACGGTGCGGCGTTCACGACGGGACAGATCCTCCGCGTCGACGGCGGTGCGGTGATGTCGTGACCTCGTAATGTCGCGAGAGGGCGGGTCGGTCGATCTACCGCTCTGCCCTCAGGCCGAGTCCGGGGAGCGCGACGTCGAGGATGTCGGCAGAAGGAGTCCGCAGGTTGCTTGCTGCGCTGCCGCCGGTCACCTCGAGATAGGTGCGGACGATCTGCGCGCCGGCTGCATATCCGGCACCGGTGGGAAGTCCGACCGGCGTCGCACCGAACAACTCGGCAGTGGCATCGCCGAGCACCCACGGGGCGAAGTCGGCCATCCCACGGATGTCGAAGCCAGATGCCACCTTCTCCAGCACGGGCCGATCGTTCCGGATCTCGTCGCTGACGAAGTGCGTGTATCCGCGCTCGCCGTAGAGTTCTGCGGCGAAGACATCGGCCAAGCCCTCCGAGACGACATGCTCGCCGACGGTCACGGTCGCCGGATCCCAGACGATGCCGCCGGGAGAATAGCGGAGATTGTGGTGGAGTTCGTGGACCGCGATGGCTTCCAGCCGATTGAGGACCACGGGACTCGGCCAGAGAGTGATGGCGATGAAGCCGCTGATCCCTCCAAAGCCGGAGAGGCCGGCAACTTCGTCCATAAAATGCGGGTTGTTCGGGTCGCCGAGGACGATGAGCACGCGGAGATCCGGTACGTCGAGCGTCGGGTCTGCTGTCCTGATCTCAGCGATGCCGTCCTCGAGAGCGTTCCGGATGCGGTCCCAGGCATCTGCGCTGCGCAACCTGTCGAGGGCGCCGGCGAGCATGGTTTGTGTGCTGTCCGTTGTCTGTATCGGAAATCCGAAGCTCTGTGCATGGACTCGCTCCATGTCGACGTCAGGCACGAAGAAGTACATGCCTGTCATCGGCTCCCACATCTTGCGGAGCCGGTCGGCTCTCTCATCGGCCGGTGCGCTGAGCACGCGCTGCATGCCGGACGCGCTGTCGATCACTGTGACTGTCATGATGTCGAGGTTAGACCTTGACGCAACGGCAGGGTCAAGCCCTTGTGTCGCCGCGGATGGGACGGCAGAGACGAGGGACTGCCTGGCGGACCGCTCTGCTCATGTGATCCGTCGGACGAAGAGTTCGAAGGTCACGGCAACGGGATTCGACACCGGTGCCAGCGAGCCGGAGCTGACCTCACCGGCGACGTCGATGACTTCGCCGATGAGACTGACCCGGGGGCCCTGGGATTGAGCGTCGGTGACGGTGCCTGCCAGGTAGGTGAACTCGACAGCCGGCCACGGGGCTGTGCCGCCTGTGAACACGGCACCGGTCGTGCTGCCGAGGCTCGCGACCACCTCGGCGGAGGTGAAACCGGCGTTCCGGGTGACGGTGAGGACCGCCTCGTCGAGGAGCTCGCCGGGACGGACACGGGAGATGACGGCGTCGGGAACAGTTGTGTTGGAGGGCGCTGACGCTCGCGCCTCTGTGCCGGCCGATTCCGGCTCGAACAGATGCGGTGCGAAGGCGGAGAACCCGGTCTCGGGATCGACGTCGCTGACAAGCCTGGAATCGGCGAGAACGAACAGGCGGACCCTCAGACCCGAGGGTCCGGCCAGCGTGCCAGGCAGCAGATGCCCGCCCTTGATCACACCATCGGCATCGGTCCACGAAGCATGGATGTGGCAGAACGGGACATCGTCCCGGAACCCGACGGTGGCCGAGGCGTGACGCAGCTGAGTGGGCTGGTCGAATGCGAACGTGTGAGTGAAGGACATCGGGTGCTCGGCATCGGGGCCGTAGGCGGGATGAACGTATTCGATGTGCTCGAACTGACCGGAGACGAACTCCGCCATGATGCCAGAAACGCTGAAGGTGCCTAGCGCAGTCTCGAGCGCGGCGAACACGTCGGTACCCTCGGAGAGGTCGATAGTGTGCTCGGTGCAGCGAGTCGGCACGGATACGATGCGCGGGTCCTGGCGCAGCCCAGCGTGCACGACCGCTGTTCCCGGATTCTTGAGGGGAAAGGTCGGTCCAGGCAGCTCTGTGGTCTCGGCTCCATTGCTCATGTCCCGATTATCGTCGGCCCGAATGCTCACTGCCGTTGCAGACCCATCATGTGGAACATCGGACAGCGCCACACGCGGTCCGATCAGAGGCTGCTCTGCAGAGCCTCGATGACGAGATCGAGACCGTGGGATTCGCGGCGCGGGTCGGCCTCGAGGATCTGGATGAAACGTGATTCGATGTCCTGATCGATGATCGGGATCGCCTTGCAGCCGATCGCGTTGAGATTCGTCGGAATAGTGCGACCGGCCATCATCGCGATCATCGACGTGCCGACGAGGGAGCGCACCATGAGAACCGGGCAGGTCGCCTCCAGGGTGGGGGAGAAGACCTGACCCTGCGCCCGCACCGCCTGTTCGATGCGCATCCTCGCGGTGTTCCCGGCAGGCAGAGCGCCGACGGGAAAATCGGTCATATCGCTGATGAAGAGGCTGGGCCGGTCGGCCAGCGGATGCTCGTCGGCGAGAATCGCGAAGTTCGCCGCCTCCACCTCGGCGACCTTGCGCACTCCCGGCAAGGTGCCGAGTTCATGATTCGACATCGAGAAGTTCACACAGACATCGGCCTGCCGATTGCGCAGCACCTGCAGAGCTTCGACCGAGCCCCGGTCGATGATGCTGATCTGCACCCGATCGGTCGTACGCATCAGGCGGTTGATCGCATCGGCGACCACCGTCTGACCCAGACCGGTGCTTGTCACGATCGAGACCGTCTCGATCGAGCCGGAGTACTCCCCGAAGGAATCGGCGAGCAGTTCGGATTCGGCGATGGTCCGACGAGCGAAGTCGGCGACGGCGAGGCACTGAGGCGTAGGGAAGACGCCGGAGCTCGACCTCTCGAACAGAGTCGTGTCGTAGTGCTCCTCCAGTGCTCTGATCTGGCGGCTCGCTGTGGAGTGGGAGATGAAGATCGACCGTGCGGCGAGGTGGATCGACCCGTACTCGACGACGGCGAGCAGCGTCTTGAGGCTCCGGAGATCGGTCATGGTGGTGTCCTTCGGTCGGGGTCACTGCCGTCGCGAGAACAGGCTACGTCGATGGTGCAGGAAATGCACCACCTCGGTGCGGGAATCGCACCCGGGCCTGGACAGAATCGTCTGTCCCGTTGCCGGTAACTCCGCGATGCTGGCAGACATGAGCGATGACACCACCGACCGCGATGACGCGGCAGATACCACCACGATCCGCGGCGACCTGGTCCGACGGGCCGGGGAATTCGTCGACAGTGCGCCCTTCATCGACCGTCTCTCCCTGAGGGTCGCACGCCGCACCGAAAGCCAGGCGCCGGGCAACGGGTCGGCCGCCTCGGCGTATCTCTCCGAAGAGATCATCCCCGAACTCGATGAGCTCGGCTTCGACTCGACCATCTGTGACAACCCGGAATCCGACGAACACCCGCTGCTCATCGCCTCCCGCATCGAGGATCCCGAGCTGCCCACGGTCCTCCTCTACGGGCACGGCGATGTGCAGTTCGCGCACGACGACCAGTGGGCCGAAGGCCTCGACCCCTGGGTGCTCACCCGCGACGGCGACCGTCTGTACGGACGCGGAACCGCCGACAACAAGGGCCAGCACAGCGTCAACACCGTGGCTCTGCGCACCGTCCTCGATGGCCTCGGGACCAGGGATGATGCCGCCTCGGCGAGGCTCGGGTACAACGTGAGGATCCTCATGGAGACCGCCGAGGAGGCCGGGTCGAAAGGACTGCGATCATTCGCGGCGGCCCACGCCGCCGAACTCGCCGCCGACCTCTTCCTCGCCTCCGACGGTCCCCGGATCGCCGCCGAGGTGCCCACCCTCTTCCTCGGCTCCCGCGGGGCACTGAACTTCCGCCTCGTCGCCCATGAACGCGACGACAGCCACCATTCGGGGAACTGGGGCGGCCGCCTGCGCAACCCGGCCACCGTCATCGCCGCAGCGATCAACGCCCTCGTCGACGGCAACGGCGTCATCCGGATTCCGGCGCTGCGCCCGACCGATCCTCCCGCCTCGGTGCTCGCGGCAGTCGCAAAACTGCCCGAGGTCGTCGAGGACGGTGCGCCCGAGACCGACCCGAGCTGGGGTGAACCGGGACTGAGCCCCGCCGAACGGGTCTTCGCCTTCAACGTCCTCGAGGTCCTCGCCCTCGACGCGGGCGACCCGGCTCAGGTGGTCAACGCGATCCCGGGAGCCGCCTCGGCGAGCATGCAGCTGCGGTACGTCGTCGGCACCGATGTCAGCGATTTCGAGAACCGGGTCCGAACCTACCTCGAAGAACAGGGAATCAGGGGAGTCGACGTCGAACTTGAGCACTGCATGCCGGCGACCCGGCTCGACCCCGACTCTCGGGTCGTGACCGCCGCGGCGGAATCGATCCGACGGACCACCGGGCTCGAGGCCGCGGTCGAGCCCAACCTCGGGGGCACGATTCCGAACGACGTCTTCGCCGAGGTGCTCGGACTGCCGACCGTGTGGGTGCCGCATTCCTACCCGGGCTGTCACCAGCATGCACCGGACGAACACGCATTGCTCTCGGTGCTCAAGCAGGGCGCGGAGATCATGACGGGGATGTTCTGGGACATGCGGTCGCACCCGGAGAACTGGTTCACCTCGAAGTGACAATGACTCACCTCGACGTGAGCGCACATTCGAGCTCTTCAGACACCATCACTGTTCACAACACTGCAGGCAAAGGAGCCCAGCCATGACAGAACAGCAGTCCGCGCAGAACACGACAGAGAAGCCGCCGGTGAAATCGTGGAAGGTCATCACCGCGGCCTCGATCGGCAACGCCCTCGAGTGGTACGACATCTCCATCTACGCCTACTTCTCCGTCTACATCTCGGTGGCGTTCTTCCCCTCCGAGAGCCACGCTGTGTCGGTGATGTTGGCGTTGGGCTCATTCGCACTCTCGTTCTTCATCCGCCCGGTGGGAGCGATCGTGCTCGGCAGCTTCGCCGACCGCAGGGGCCGCAAACCCGCGCTGACGCTGACGATCTGGCTCATGTTCGCAGGCACGCTGATGATCGTGCTCATGCCTCCGGCGCATGTCATCGGACTGGCCGCGCCGCTGCTCATTCTGCTGGCCAGGCTCATCCAGGGCTTCGCCGCCGGTGGGGAATTCGGTTCGGCGACCTCGCTCATGGTCGAACACCTGCCCGATCGCCGAGGTTTCGCCGCGAGCTGGCAGTTCACCTCGCAGGCCATGTCGACGATCCTCGCCTCCGTCATCGGGGTGGCAGTGACGACGACGCTGACGCAGGAACAGCTCGAGACCTGGGGCTTCCGCCTGCCGTTCATCGTCGGACTCCTCGTCGGCCCGGTCGGCCTCTACATCCGCAGGCATGTCCCGGAGTCCCCGGAGTTCGCGGCCGCACAGGCAGAGAAGCCGAAGGAAGCCGCGGCCATCGGAGGAGTGCTGCGCCATCACAAGCTGGCCGTGGTGTTGGCGATCGGTGCAATCGCGGTCTCGACCTGCCTCAACTACTTCATCACCTATGTCCCGACCTATGCCGTCGACAACCTGGGCATGACGAATTCGGCAGGGTTCTGGGCGACGCTCGTGTCCGGACTCGTCTTGCTTCTGTTCACCCCGGTCGCGGGCTACTTCTGCGACAAGGTCGGACGCCTGACCTTCATGATCCCCGCGGCGCTGGCCGTCATGGTGCTCACCTGGGTGCTGTTCACCTGGGTCGTCGCAGCCAATGCGCTGGCCGTGCTCATCATCGCGGTCGTGATCTTCTCGCTGCTCAAGGCCGCGTACTACGGCCCTCTGGCCAGCGTCATGGGCGACATCTTCCCGACCGAGGTGCGCGGAACCGGACTGTCTCTGGGCTACAACGTCGGCGTCGCCGTCTTCGGCGGACTGACTCCGCTGGTCGCTGCCTGGCTCATCGGCGTCACCGGCGATGCGAAGGCGCCGGCCTACTGGGTGCTGCTCGCCGGCGCACTGAGCGTGGCCGCGATCCTCGTGGTGTGGAAGAAGCTCGGCGTGCGGTGAACTCAGGCGTTCGACGCAACGGTTCCGGCCGCCTCGGCGAGGGTCCGCTTCTTCTCACCGAGGTGGCCGATGGCGGCAGCGGCCGCGATCATGACGGCAACGAGGGCGATGCCGATCCACTGATTGAGCAGGAGCGTCGCAGCCCCTGCCAGCGCGCCGATGAGGATGAGGACGACGGCGAGCAGGCGGCGAACCCAGCGGACGCTGTCGCCGCCGGCCAAGCGGGAATCCGAAGCGAGGCCGACGATCGTCGAGGTCACGACCACGGTGGTGACATCGGCGATCTTCATCTTTCTGGCGGCAGCCGCCTGCGCGCCCATGAGGGCCGAGAGTGCCGAGGTGAAGATCGTGCCGGCCAGCCCGATCTCGGGATCGGGCACGAGCGCCACATAGAGGGACAGTGCCGCGCAGCCGGCGGCGACGATGCCGAAGATCACGGTCGTCCGGTGATGCCAGGCCTCGCCGACATCGCCGAGGATGCGGCCCGAGAGTGCCGCGCCGACCATGAAGAAGACCAGGGCAAGGGCGGGGCGGAGGACGGGAATACCCTCGGCGCCGGTCAGACCCATGCCGAGGATGACCACGTTGCCGGTCATGTTCCCGGTGAAGACCTTGTCGAAGCCGAGGTAGCCGATCGCATCGACCATCCCGGTCGAGAACGTCAGCAGCAACAGCATGGCCAGGTCGAGTCGGCGGGTCATGGAAGTATCCCATCATGCAGAAATTTCACAGTACTTGTATACAAAACTCTAAACAGCGTATAGATTGTATGCAAATATTTCAGTTTGCTGTGTTGCCCTCATGGGAGTGCGTGTGAAAATACGGATGGTTGCAGCGCTTGCCTCTGCCGTTCTGCTGGCCGGCTGCGTGCCGGTCCAACCCTTGGAGGATCCGCCCGATCGCACCGACGTGAAGTCAGTGGGTGCGGAGTCGGGGGATTTCAGGCAGGGCGGTGACCTCGTCATGGCCCTGTCCTCTGAGCCGGATCGCCTCGACCCGACGACCTCGTCGTCGCTCTACACCCGGTACGTCATGCAGACGATGTGCCAGAAGCTCTACGACATCGACGAGAACGGTGAGATCACCCCGATGCTCGCGACAGCGCTCCCGGAGATCTCCAAGGACGGCAAGACCGTGCGGATTCCGCTCAAGGACGGGGTGAAGTTCGCCGACGGGACCGACTTCGACGCCGAGGCGGTCAGGACGACCATCGAACGCGGACTCAATCTCGAAGAGTCTTCCCGCGCCGCCGAACTCGGACCCATCGACGACGTCACCGCAGTGGGCGACCACACTCTCGAAGTCACCTTCGAGAAGCCTTTCGCCCCCTTCACCGCGGCGCTCGCCGACCGTGCCGGAATGATCATGTCGCCGAAAGCACTGAAGGACGAGGGCGATGACTTCGGCGACAATCCTGTCTGCGTCGGGCCGTTCAAGTTCGAGAAGCGCATCGCGCAGACATCGATCAAGGTGGTCCGAGACCCCAACTACTACGATGCCGACAAGATCCACCTCGACTCGATCACCTACCAGATCATGACGGACGCGAACATCCGTGCCGCGAACATCCGATCCGGTGACGTCCAGGTCGCCGACACGATCTCCCCGCAGGACGTCGACGCCCTCGACGAGGAGACCGGCATCGGCCTCCTGCAGTCGAATTCGCTCGGGTACCAGGGCCTGACCGTGAACATGGGATTCGGTGACAACCCCGAGAACTTCGAGACGCCGCTGGGTCAGGACCCGAAGGTACGACGGGCCCTGTCAATGGCCATTGATCGCAAGGCACTCGTCAACACCGTCTTCAACGGATGGTTCTCACCGGCCTGTTCCGGCATCGCCCCCGACAGTCCCTTCGCCACCGAGGCGAGCAACGACTGCGTCGACTACGACCCCGAAGGTGCGAAGAAACTCCTCAGGGATGCCGGGGTCAAGCTGCCGCTGAAAGTGAACATGAAGGTCGCAAACACCCAGGACACCCTTCGATTCGCCCAAGCAGTGCAGGCGGCCACCAAGGAGGCCGGCTTCGACATCAAGGTCCAGCCGATGGAGTACACCGCTCTCCTCGATGCCCAGGACCGCGGCGACTACGAACTGCTCCAGCTCGGGTGGTCCGGCCGCGTCGACCCGCACGGCAACCTCTACACCTTCCACTACCCGGGCGCTGCCAACAACGTCACCGGCGTCGACGATGACAAGCTCAGCGACCTGCTCACCCGGGCCAGCGAAGCCACCGACGAAAGCGAACGCGCCGAACTCTACGGCAAGGCTTCTCAGCGGATCGGTGAGATCAACTCGATCATCTACCTCTACCGGCAGAAGAACCTCACCGCCTACACCGAGAACGTCGCCGGAATCGACGTCTTCTCCGACGGAGTCGTGCACCTCTCGGGAGCAGGCTTCCTCAAGAACGGAGGTCAGCGATGACCCGGTTCGTGCTCACCAAGATCCTGCACGCGATCATCACCTTCGTCCTCTCGGGTATCGTCATCTTCTTCGGCGTGCGTCTCCTTCCCGGCGATCCCGCTCTGGCCATGGCCGGCGAAGAGGCGACCCCTGAACGGCTCGACGCGATCCGCGCGGACCTGGGCCTCGACCAGCCGCTCCTCGTCCAGTTCCTCAAATTCCTCGGGTCGATCGTCACCGGCGACCTCGGCGATTCCACCCGCACGGGACTGCCGGTCACCTCGATGATCGCGACCACGCTGCCGGTGACTCTCTGGCTGGCGCTCTATGCCATCGTCGTCGCCGTGGTCGTCGGCATCGCGTTGGGCATGCTCGCCGAACGCTACCGGGGGAAATGGCCGGAGATCGGCAGCAACTTCATCGCCCTGCTCGGACTCTCCGTGCCGAACTTCTGGCTCGGGCTCCTCGCGATCCTCGCCCTGGCGGTGAGCCTGGGCTGGTTCCCCGCCTCGGGTTATGTCGATGTCCTCTCCGATCCGATCCGCGGCATCTACTACCTCACCCTGCCGGCGGTGATCCTCGGCACCAGCCTCG includes the following:
- a CDS encoding PCC domain-containing protein; its protein translation is MSNGAETTELPGPTFPLKNPGTAVVHAGLRQDPRIVSVPTRCTEHTIDLSEGTDVFAALETALGTFSVSGIMAEFVSGQFEHIEYVHPAYGPDAEHPMSFTHTFAFDQPTQLRHASATVGFRDDVPFCHIHASWTDADGVIKGGHLLPGTLAGPSGLRVRLFVLADSRLVSDVDPETGFSAFAPHLFEPESAGTEARASAPSNTTVPDAVISRVRPGELLDEAVLTVTRNAGFTSAEVVASLGSTTGAVFTGGTAPWPAVEFTYLAGTVTDAQSQGPRVSLIGEVIDVAGEVSSGSLAPVSNPVAVTFELFVRRIT
- a CDS encoding YoaK family protein yields the protein MTRRLDLAMLLLLTFSTGMVDAIGYLGFDKVFTGNMTGNVVILGMGLTGAEGIPVLRPALALVFFMVGAALSGRILGDVGEAWHHRTTVIFGIVAAGCAALSLYVALVPDPEIGLAGTIFTSALSALMGAQAAAARKMKIADVTTVVVTSTIVGLASDSRLAGGDSVRWVRRLLAVVLILIGALAGAATLLLNQWIGIALVAVMIAAAAAIGHLGEKKRTLAEAAGTVASNA
- a CDS encoding DUF2268 domain-containing protein — encoded protein: MTVTVIDSASGMQRVLSAPADERADRLRKMWEPMTGMYFFVPDVDMERVHAQSFGFPIQTTDSTQTMLAGALDRLRSADAWDRIRNALEDGIAEIRTADPTLDVPDLRVLIVLGDPNNPHFMDEVAGLSGFGGISGFIAITLWPSPVVLNRLEAIAVHELHHNLRYSPGGIVWDPATVTVGEHVVSEGLADVFAAELYGERGYTHFVSDEIRNDRPVLEKVASGFDIRGMADFAPWVLGDATAELFGATPVGLPTGAGYAAGAQIVRTYLEVTGGSAASNLRTPSADILDVALPGLGLRAER
- a CDS encoding M20/M25/M40 family metallo-hydrolase — its product is MSDDTTDRDDAADTTTIRGDLVRRAGEFVDSAPFIDRLSLRVARRTESQAPGNGSAASAYLSEEIIPELDELGFDSTICDNPESDEHPLLIASRIEDPELPTVLLYGHGDVQFAHDDQWAEGLDPWVLTRDGDRLYGRGTADNKGQHSVNTVALRTVLDGLGTRDDAASARLGYNVRILMETAEEAGSKGLRSFAAAHAAELAADLFLASDGPRIAAEVPTLFLGSRGALNFRLVAHERDDSHHSGNWGGRLRNPATVIAAAINALVDGNGVIRIPALRPTDPPASVLAAVAKLPEVVEDGAPETDPSWGEPGLSPAERVFAFNVLEVLALDAGDPAQVVNAIPGAASASMQLRYVVGTDVSDFENRVRTYLEEQGIRGVDVELEHCMPATRLDPDSRVVTAAAESIRRTTGLEAAVEPNLGGTIPNDVFAEVLGLPTVWVPHSYPGCHQHAPDEHALLSVLKQGAEIMTGMFWDMRSHPENWFTSK
- a CDS encoding LysR family transcriptional regulator; the encoded protein is MTDLRSLKTLLAVVEYGSIHLAARSIFISHSTASRQIRALEEHYDTTLFERSSSGVFPTPQCLAVADFARRTIAESELLADSFGEYSGSIETVSIVTSTGLGQTVVADAINRLMRTTDRVQISIIDRGSVEALQVLRNRQADVCVNFSMSNHELGTLPGVRKVAEVEAANFAILADEHPLADRPSLFISDMTDFPVGALPAGNTARMRIEQAVRAQGQVFSPTLEATCPVLMVRSLVGTSMIAMMAGRTIPTNLNAIGCKAIPIIDQDIESRFIQILEADPRRESHGLDLVIEALQSSL
- a CDS encoding MFS transporter; its protein translation is MTEQQSAQNTTEKPPVKSWKVITAASIGNALEWYDISIYAYFSVYISVAFFPSESHAVSVMLALGSFALSFFIRPVGAIVLGSFADRRGRKPALTLTIWLMFAGTLMIVLMPPAHVIGLAAPLLILLARLIQGFAAGGEFGSATSLMVEHLPDRRGFAASWQFTSQAMSTILASVIGVAVTTTLTQEQLETWGFRLPFIVGLLVGPVGLYIRRHVPESPEFAAAQAEKPKEAAAIGGVLRHHKLAVVLAIGAIAVSTCLNYFITYVPTYAVDNLGMTNSAGFWATLVSGLVLLLFTPVAGYFCDKVGRLTFMIPAALAVMVLTWVLFTWVVAANALAVLIIAVVIFSLLKAAYYGPLASVMGDIFPTEVRGTGLSLGYNVGVAVFGGLTPLVAAWLIGVTGDAKAPAYWVLLAGALSVAAILVVWKKLGVR
- a CDS encoding ABC transporter permease, translating into MTRFVLTKILHAIITFVLSGIVIFFGVRLLPGDPALAMAGEEATPERLDAIRADLGLDQPLLVQFLKFLGSIVTGDLGDSTRTGLPVTSMIATTLPVTLWLALYAIVVAVVVGIALGMLAERYRGKWPEIGSNFIALLGLSVPNFWLGLLAILALAVSLGWFPASGYVDVLSDPIRGIYYLTLPAVILGTSLAAVITRQTRASMIETMGTDYVRMARAKGLSRPRVLFRYGLRNSLIVLVTIVGLQLGGLISGAVVTERIFALPGIGKLTLDAVFSRDYPVIQAVVLVITASYILINLAVDILYSVINPQIRVSEDAS
- a CDS encoding ABC transporter substrate-binding protein, which encodes MVAALASAVLLAGCVPVQPLEDPPDRTDVKSVGAESGDFRQGGDLVMALSSEPDRLDPTTSSSLYTRYVMQTMCQKLYDIDENGEITPMLATALPEISKDGKTVRIPLKDGVKFADGTDFDAEAVRTTIERGLNLEESSRAAELGPIDDVTAVGDHTLEVTFEKPFAPFTAALADRAGMIMSPKALKDEGDDFGDNPVCVGPFKFEKRIAQTSIKVVRDPNYYDADKIHLDSITYQIMTDANIRAANIRSGDVQVADTISPQDVDALDEETGIGLLQSNSLGYQGLTVNMGFGDNPENFETPLGQDPKVRRALSMAIDRKALVNTVFNGWFSPACSGIAPDSPFATEASNDCVDYDPEGAKKLLRDAGVKLPLKVNMKVANTQDTLRFAQAVQAATKEAGFDIKVQPMEYTALLDAQDRGDYELLQLGWSGRVDPHGNLYTFHYPGAANNVTGVDDDKLSDLLTRASEATDESERAELYGKASQRIGEINSIIYLYRQKNLTAYTENVAGIDVFSDGVVHLSGAGFLKNGGQR